The window GTCTCCTTCTGTCTCAGCTGCTCCATCTCTGCCTGCAGGGCGGCCAACTGCTGCTCCAGAGCCTGCAAGACAAAAACTGCTTCAAACAAGAGCTCAAACTAGGACAATACAACATGAACAATAGAAGGAGTAGCATTTGAAATATCCAAACCCAGTATTTCATTGATACAGTAAAGCCCACACCTCAACAGTCTTCTCTCTGACTGAGCCGCTGTCTTGTGCTGCCTGTAGACTCTTCTCCATTGATTTTAGCGTCACATCCTTCTCTTGGATCCTATTAAGCAAAATGAAACAAGGGTTCATCATACAGAACAGTTTGAAGTCACACAGAATCTGCtgacatttacatacataatgATATCCACTACAAGAGGACATTTAACAATAGCAAGCGGAAATCAGATGTTAAAAGACCTACTATCATGGGTCTGTCTAGGGAGTTGCCTGGAGTGCCAGGTGGAATCAGTTTTGATATGCTTACAGTAAAGTAAGTAGTAGCCTTTGGTTTCATAACATGTAATCATGACTACTCATCTGAGCTAGTTGGTAAAGCTGCTGCAACTGACTGACGAGTGTTACTGGAACTAAAGTTAGatatttttatctgtgtgtctttgtgtgttgtgGACGGGGGTGGGTAAACATAAGACTTTGTACTGTCACATTGTCATGATCCCTAAATACCAAAGACAACTTGACTGATCTTACATGCTCTGGAGTTCTTCCACTGTTGACTCTGATGATGCCTGTGATTAGGGGAAGAGAcgatttaaaacaaattaatacaGAATAAGgtggaaaaaacacagcaactCCTTTTTAATAAAGATTTTAGACAACTCACCTGTTCTGCTGTCTTTCTCTTAACAGCCTCTATTTCTTGTTTTAGTgctttgttctcttttcttACAGCCTGCATCAGGGAAAGACATTGCTTAAAGATTTTTTACCCATTAGGGATTGTGATTACGAGGCAAGCAGCGAAATGCAGAATCACTTAAAGTATGCTGATGGCAGTCAaatgtgggtatgtgtgtgaggcagcatattttcagttgtttcttGAAGCTTTGCTACCTGTGGCCGTCCCTTTctaaacaagagaaaaacagtcaCCTGGAGCTCTTCCTCTTTGTTAGCCACCTCAATCAGCCCCTTCTCCAGCAGGCCCTCTACGGTTTTCATGGTCTCCTCCTTCTCCCGGACACTGGGTAGGAAGTAATGTTTTATAAGGTAACTCAGTTAATGATTATggcttatttgtttttgtttcatggaCAGAGCAACACGCCTAACCAGCTgaagtatttaaaatatgttcCAGTTTTCACACACACCTCATCTGAAACTGGTCCAAAGCCAGTTGGGAGGCAGTCTGCATGGGGAGAGTCAAAGGCAAATAGAAAGAGAGGGTGTGTAAAACAGAAGAACGCATTAACACGTAGGGATGTTTTAAATTTGGAAAAACAGTCAAGGTACGTAGCTGACCTGATCGGAAATCTGTGCCTGCAGATTCTGAATCTCTGCCTTCAGTGACATATTCTCATTGTGCAAGGCCTGCAGAGGAAAAGAcaagagacaggaaagagatgACAACACTTATTATGCCAAGACAATACAGGTTCTGACAGACTGTGCAATAGTTTGAACAATGACATAGCGCTCATAATTATTCTGTCTTAGGTTTAGGATCTGAACccaaaatatctgaaaatgagAACCAACATGCCCTCTTTCTggcagggttagggttaggtctTCAATCCATATTCCCTCACAACACAATGAGAGGCCTAGAACATGTTTATCAAATTCCTGCAGACTAATGAACCAATGCTTGTTAATATAAGAATCTGTAAATTAATATACCTGCATGTTAGTCTCTCTACTGGCCCCGCTGCTCCTCTCAGCATTTAGAGAATCCTCCAGACTCTTCCTCTGCAACTCCTTTTCAGCCAATCTGAACAGAACAGGGGAAGAGTTGGGAGAGCAAAAAATGGCTCAACAGTATCACTTTTAATGCAATCAGTACGtctgaaaaggtaaaaaaacaaaacaaaacaacaaaaacattttcttacaGCTTCTGTATCTCTTCAATGTGGGAGACATGGGTGGCctaaatgagaagaaaataaatcttattACCCTACATACATTCACTGTTATGCAGGTGAGCATCTTATTCTGACTAAACATAGGTAAATGAGGCTGACAAATATACCTGTGAAGAGATCTGGGCCTGCATGCTCTCATTCTGGACCTGAAGacctttgttttcattcataagCTCCTGTTAAACACAGATTGTATTAGTGTATACAAAAAGTGTGTGTTACTCTGCTTCACAGAGAAATTCACTCTGCATCACAATGTGGAATCAACATTTCAGAGtactaaaatgcattttaagaaTCCATAAATGTAATACAATATGACAGCTCAATTTGATAAACTTCCATATAATCTGATCCAATATAGTGAATCAAGCAAAGATGTACTATAAAAGGGGATTTGGTGTATGTGATGTTGTGGTGACTCACCTGAACTCGGGCCTGCAATGAGTCATCAGGCATACTGTGCTCGGACACCTCTATCACTCTTTGCTCCAGCCGCTCATTTGAGACCATGGCTTCAGTCAGGCTGCCGCGAAGGGTCTGGATCTCCTTGTTCTTGTTGTTCATCTCCGTCTCCACTGCCAGCAGCTGGCTGTGGAGCTCTGCGCCCACACATACACGGACATTCAGTTGCTGAATATAACCTGACAATTCACTTTGACGTAGCAGAAGCAACAAGTTAAAAGGATCGCATTTTTTGTGTGACTTTATATTTCATCACCTTGCTTTGAGGCCtgaagtttctctctctcagtgtttaCAGTGTGGAGGAAATTCTGCAGTTCTTCCCAACGTCGCTTAGCATCCTGCAGTTGGGCCTGGGGATGGAGACATGTATCACTTGTGTTACACTTTTCTCCCACACATTATACTAGAAAACAAGCACTTATAAAATTTTGGCAGGGGTGTGAGTGGGAATCAAGATGCTTGGGAGTGTACAGCTACACTACACCGGGTAAGATAACAAattacatccatccatcttctttcCTCTCACAGTCAAGATCATTACTGTAAGGTCAATGACAGATTAATTTGCATGAAAGGCCACCTGAATTTCTACAAGCCTGTGATCCTCCGGTCTGTTTTTCAAATACAGCTCTGGATCTGTCAAACTAAGTTAATGGATAgtccaaattacaaaacatctTGTAGAccttgttttattgatttttctagTTTGTGCCaggaataaaaacatgttttatgtcATGAAAATCTCAGGAAAGGTTGATGGGCTGGGTGTCTAACAGGAAAGTGTTGTTTATACACAGCACAAAGCCTCAAACATTCCAGCTTCCAAAGCCAACACAATCCTCCCAACCCAGGTTCTATTTCCCACACCCCTCCCCAGGACTTCCACTACAACCTCCTCCCATTTCCCCCGGTAATGATACCACACCCGCAAACCAGATTTGAAGCTGTGCGGCATTGCCCGGGTTTTGTACAACTCAGTTAATTTTTGTCTCGACTGGGGGAAACTGAAGTACAGgctaaataaacacattgtgCATCTGGATTAGTGTACCTCCAGCTGGGACACGTTCTGCTTGTAGTTGACCTCCAGTGACTTTCTCTGgtgctcctcctgctgcagcttgCCGTTGTTTTCTGCCAGCTCTTTCATCAGGCCAGCATACTCAGAACGCAGCTTGTTCAGCTCTGCTGAATTTCTATCaagcaacatacacacacaaaagcacaattgcaaatgtgaaaaaggtTGATGGGCATTAATGTGGATGTTGTTGATGAATCAAACTACAAATAGCCTGTAAGGGGCATTTCACATTATGTAACTGTGCATGTAGATAGATCTCTGCCTTAATGTGAGCAGCAAATGCAGAAGAAATGTTGAGATAGGAAGTCTGAGCTAAAATGCAAAGACAATGAGTTGAAATTCTAATATGAATTGGATAACTACAAGTGAGCAGATGACATGTATGAAGCTCTAGAGAGCGCAACCAGTAGGGTCTTTTCTATTGTAGTGTAATACTGACTTGCTCTCCATCTGGTTGGTGGCAGAGCTGACTGCGTCCCTCAGGATGCCGTTCTCTTGCTGCAGTCGAGAGATCTGGCTTTCCAGCTGCTCCCTCACCTGCTGGAACTACACATAAACAATAGGATTCAGTCTCCCTGCAGCCTTGAGAAGAATACCAAGAAGGTCTGGGTtccttcacatttttcaaattccAGATTTTTTCCACAGTATtgatgataaaatgtaaagtgTAATATAATATCTGTTCAGATAACAAAATTGGAAACGAGTTAATTAATATCCATATTTCTGCAAGAAACCAAAGCCCTCACCTTTATCTGCATGGTCTGGAGCTCCTGGTAGCTGCCCTGTGCTTTGCCCTGCATGCTCCCCAGTTCTTTCTCCATGGCTGCACGTTGCTCTCTCATCAAGGCCTCCACCCGGCCCGTCTTTTGCTTCTCAACCTGAAGCTCCTAAAGCACAGAGGGAAGAGGGCATATAAAGCAATTCACTGAAACAAATGGAATTATTCCCAGCAATACGCAGAATAAGTTGGGAATAGATCATTAATCATATCATGTAATTCATTAAGCAGAACATGAGAATCTAGACCTGGCTGagctgtttcactttgtccttGGCAATGGAGGCCTCCTCCTGCAGTGTTGTGAGAAGTCTCTCTCGTTCCTGTGCAGCTGGGTCAGGCCTAGCTGCAGACTGGTGGTGAGACAAATAACGTTAAAAAAGCAGGCATAGCAAGTCCAACTCCACATAGCAGGTCTCCTGCCAAAAGCAAATAGTGTGAAATTGCACTTGTCAAGACCACCTAAATCAAATGTATCACTTATTAATCTCTCACTTTGTGCCAGGCATCCAAGGCACTGGGGCTCTTCTCTCGGAGCAGAGCCATCACACTGACAGCCTCAGCttctgacagagccaggctggaCAGACCAGACAGCAACTCCTTCAGCTTCACCTCCGTGTTCTCTGTTTAAATACACAAGATAGGGGATGCAATTTAGCACATTATTATATGGTTGGACAGTGGATGTGGGATAGCAAAAATAACCAAATACTGGATCAGACTTGTTTTTGCCTCCTACCTTTGTCAGTCTCATTCTTCTGTTTCTTGCCACTCCCTTTGGATGGTACGTCATCGTTATGGGCTGCCTGGTGGTTGGCAGAAGCTGCTGAGTCAGCCAGAACATGGGCTTCATCTACTGGATTTGGAAGAAAACTAATTGATTACAAGGCAACAAGTTCAGGCTTCGGTTTGAGCACATGTCCAGATATTTTTAAGAAACTGAGATATAACTTAGCATGTGGGACCATTGAATCATCATTACCATGCTCTGTCTTCTGTTTCTTGGCAGAGTTCTTCTTCTTGCCACTGGGAGCACTTGAGGCTGCACCATCCAGAACTTTGGTTTCAGCCACAATGGGAGCTTCCTTCTTGACTGGAGTTGGACCCTGCTCTGCCTTAACCTCTGGCTGCTGGTCATCCACTGGAAAGGGACAGGTAAGGGAATAATACTGTCAGTTTCAGCCAGTCTGCCTCGAGGCTGACAATAGAGGATATTCAATTATCATTACAGGTATTGAAGATGTGACAACCATGGCTAACTTTTCCAAGAGAATCTAAGTGACACACCCACTTGTAACTGAACTCTTAGCTACTCACCAGgttctgctttttgtttcttcttctccttcttcttcccaGAGATCTGGGGAGGTGTCTGAGCCTGAACAGGAGCCTGAGCGGCTTGTACCTGAACCTGGACCTCAAGCTGGGGAGAGGGAGGGCTGGACTGTTTGCTCGCAGCCAGAGGTGGCTCTGTCTTGCGGCTGACCAGCTTTGAGCCATTCACTTCTGGCTCCTCAGAAGAGGGGGCTGtagctgaagcagcagcagcagcagcagcagcagcagcagcagcagcagcagcagccttggcagcctttttctccttcttctttctctccctcagaCCAACAGGAGCCTCTGGTGAAACTGAAACAGGCACATAGGGAGTAGGTGTTGGTGGGGCAGGATCTGGTGTAGCCACTGGTGCAGGTTCCTCCTCTACCTCCAGTGTGGAGCTGTTGGCACCATCAGCCACGTCAAAATCCCGAAGATCCTCTTCTGAATCTCCTCCACCTCCGCCACCTCCGCCAACTCCTCCGCTGGTACTCTCCTTcttcttgctcttcttcttttcattcttcTTACGAGTGTCTGGTTTGGATGATGGTACCTTGAGGTCACGTTTCTGCTTGGCCAGCACCTCATCATAGGAGGTTTCCTTCATGAAGAGCCAGAAGAAGAGGAACATGAGGGCAATGACCAGGGAAGGGGCCAGGATGAGCAGGTACTGAGAGTCATAGATATCCACCGCCATtctgaggagaaggagaaacgATGTTTAGTTTAGGCCGCTTTGTCACACCAGCAGTTAAAAAGCAGACCTGCTCCATTCCGCATCACAATATGCATCTACCAATACTTTGACAGTGCTGAGAGGGTGCAACTGAGAGGACTCTCACTGACACACTGTCCTCTTAGTGATATGATCCAATTAGATAACACTACCCCAGCTACACAGCTTAACATCCTCCCTACAAGTTCATAGAGAATAAGGCATATCTACTTTAAACATGGTTTGGTAATAGCTAGATAGAATTTTTTTATTAGAGAATAAAAGCCATCAACTTCACTCACACTGGCTTAAAACGGAACAAAATAGGTCAAGAACATCAGATAGACAACTAGGCTAAAAAGAAGATGGCTCACTGTCTCATTTAGTCACTTCCCTGTTTCAGCCCCCACAAGGACGACACAGTGATATTCTAAACTCATATCAGGATGGATTTGCAAGAGGCAAAAATACACCCACATTCAAGTGTCACCCGCTGaggtctgctgcagctgcagtttgGCCCCTGCCTGCTTCAA is drawn from Siniperca chuatsi isolate FFG_IHB_CAS linkage group LG15, ASM2008510v1, whole genome shotgun sequence and contains these coding sequences:
- the ktn1 gene encoding kinectin isoform X3, with translation MAVDIYDSQYLLILAPSLVIALMFLFFWLFMKETSYDEVLAKQKRDLKVPSSKPDTRKKNEKKKSKKKESTSGGVGGGGGGGGDSEEDLRDFDVADGANSSTLEVEEEPAPVATPDPAPPTPTPYVPVSVSPEAPVGLRERKKKEKKAAKAAAAAAAAAAAAAAAASATAPSSEEPEVNGSKLVSRKTEPPLAASKQSSPPSPQLEVQVQVQAAQAPVQAQTPPQISGKKKEKKKQKAEPVDDQQPEVKAEQGPTPVKKEAPIVAETKVLDGAASSAPSGKKKNSAKKQKTEHVDEAHVLADSAASANHQAAHNDDVPSKGSGKKQKNETDKENTEVKLKELLSGLSSLALSEAEAVSVMALLREKSPSALDAWHKSAARPDPAAQERERLLTTLQEEASIAKDKVKQLSQELQVEKQKTGRVEALMREQRAAMEKELGSMQGKAQGSYQELQTMQIKFQQVREQLESQISRLQQENGILRDAVSSATNQMESKNSAELNKLRSEYAGLMKELAENNGKLQQEEHQRKSLEVNYKQNVSQLEAQLQDAKRRWEELQNFLHTVNTEREKLQASKQELHSQLLAVETEMNNKNKEIQTLRGSLTEAMVSNERLEQRVIEVSEHSMPDDSLQARVQELMNENKGLQVQNESMQAQISSQATHVSHIEEIQKLLAEKELQRKSLEDSLNAERSSGASRETNMQALHNENMSLKAEIQNLQAQISDQTASQLALDQFQMSVREKEETMKTVEGLLEKGLIEVANKEEELQAVRKENKALKQEIEAVKRKTAEQASSESTVEELQSMIQEKDVTLKSMEKSLQAAQDSGSVREKTVEALEQQLAALQAEMEQLRQKETPEELTSSGAQLQELQAQLVAKDQEIQMLQAELEARNNELSEKMEQIHQQSHTAVPSPELLTALSEKDKQVSDLQGELAELRDSLELHRKKNNELREKNWSAMEALSATESMLQGKLSKAVKENQTALAVSQAECRDVLHRLLPNVPLPSEQNHQEWLHRFERAVAESSAAQSTPASGNSKGLAEKLKEAEETQRILQKDCETYKKVLAETEGILQRLQNSVEQEESRWKVKLELSQGELREMSQKVTALEQEIERLTDGAELENMRREKQHLESELERAERESATYVTEVRELKDLLTELQTRLDGSYTEAIRQNEELNLLKTQLTETLSKLETEENERQRVAGDLYKAQQSVDLIQGELSKVTDHADDLIENSSLMSQTEEIDRKEKMTAGLNQTVRELQQLLQAVSRQLTKGQEGVADKDLPMV
- the ktn1 gene encoding kinectin isoform X4, which gives rise to MAVDIYDSQYLLILAPSLVIALMFLFFWLFMKETSYDEVLAKQKRDLKVPSSKPDTRKKNEKKKSKKKESTSGGVGGGGGGGGDSEEDLRDFDVADGANSSTLEVEEEPAPVATPDPAPPTPTPYVPVSVSPEAPVGLRERKKKEKKAAKAAAAAAAAAAAAAAAASATAPSSEEPEVNGSKLVSRKTEPPLAASKQSSPPSPQLEVQVQVQAAQAPVQAQTPPQISGKKKEKKKQKAEPVDDQQPEVKAEQGPTPVKKEAPIVAETKVLDGAASSAPSGKKKNSAKKQKTEHVDEAHVLADSAASANHQAAHNDDVPSKGSGKKQKNETDKENTEVKLKELLSGLSSLALSEAEAVSVMALLREKSPSALDAWHKSAARPDPAAQERERLLTTLQEEASIAKDKVKQLSQELQVEKQKTGRVEALMREQRAAMEKELGSMQGKAQGSYQELQTMQIKFQQVREQLESQISRLQQENGILRDAVSSATNQMESKNSAELNKLRSEYAGLMKELAENNGKLQQEEHQRKSLEVNYKQNVSQLEAQLQDAKRRWEELQNFLHTVNTEREKLQASKQELHSQLLAVETEMNNKNKEIQTLRGSLTEAMVSNERLEQRVIEVSEHSMPDDSLQARVQELMNENKGLQVQNESMQAQISSQATHVSHIEEIQKLLAEKELQRKSLEDSLNAERSSGASRETNMQALHNENMSLKAEIQNLQAQISDQTASQLALDQFQMSVREKEETMKTVEGLLEKGLIEVANKEEELQAVRKENKALKQEIEAVKRKTAEQASSESTVEELQSMIQEKDVTLKSMEKSLQAAQDSGSVREKTVEALEQQLAALQAEMEQLRQKETPEELTSSGAQLQELQAQLVAKDQEIQMLQAELEARNNELSEKMEQIHQQQSHTAVPSPELLTALSEKDKQVSDLQGELAELRDSLELHRKKNNELREKNWSAMEALSATESMLQGKLSKAVKENQTALAVSQAECRDVLHRLLPNVPLPSEQNHQEWLHRFERAVAESSAAQSTPASGNSKGLAEKLKEAEETQRILQKDCETYKKVLAETEGILQRLQNSVEQEESRWKVKLELSQGELREMSQKVTALEQEIERLTDGAELENMRREKQHLESELERAERESATYVTEVRELKTQLTETLSKLETEENERQRVAGDLYKAQQSVDLIQGELSKVTDHADDLIENSSLMSQTEEIDRKEKMTAGLNQTVRELQQLLQAVSRQLTKGQEGVADKDLPMV
- the ktn1 gene encoding kinectin isoform X6 codes for the protein MAVDIYDSQYLLILAPSLVIALMFLFFWLFMKETSYDEVLAKQKRDLKVPSSKPDTRKKNEKKKSKKKESTSGGVGGGGGGGGDSEEDLRDFDVADGANSSTLEVEEEPAPVATPDPAPPTPTPYVPVSVSPEAPVGLRERKKKEKKAAKAAAAAAAAAAAAAAAASATAPSSEEPEVNGSKLVSRKTEPPLAASKQSSPPSPQLEVQVQVQAAQAPVQAQTPPQISGKKKEKKKQKAEPVDDQQPEVKAEQGPTPVKKEAPIVAETKVLDGAASSAPSGKKKNSAKKQKTEHVDEAHVLADSAASANHQAAHNDDVPSKGSGKKQKNETDKENTEVKLKELLSGLSSLALSEAEAVSVMALLREKSPSALDAWHKSAARPDPAAQERERLLTTLQEEASIAKDKVKQLSQELQVEKQKTGRVEALMREQRAAMEKELGSMQGKAQGSYQELQTMQIKFQQVREQLESQISRLQQENGILRDAVSSATNQMESKNSAELNKLRSEYAGLMKELAENNGKLQQEEHQRKSLEVNYKQNVSQLEAQLQDAKRRWEELQNFLHTVNTEREKLQASKQELHSQLLAVETEMNNKNKEIQTLRGSLTEAMVSNERLEQRVIEVSEHSMPDDSLQARVQELMNENKGLQVQNESMQAQISSQATHVSHIEEIQKLLAEKELQRKSLEDSLNAERSSGASRETNMQALHNENMSLKAEIQNLQAQISDQTASQLALDQFQMSVREKEETMKTVEGLLEKGLIEVANKEEELQAVRKENKALKQEIEAVKRKTAEQASSESTVEELQSMIQEKDVTLKSMEKSLQAAQDSGSVREKTVEALEQQLAALQAEMEQLRQKETPEELTSSGAQLQELQAQLVAKDQEIQMLQAELEARNNELSEKMEQIHQQSHTAVPSPELLTALSEKDKQVSDLQGELAELRDSLELHRKKNNENQTALAVSQAECRDVLHRLLPNVPLPSEQNHQEWLHRFERAVAESSAAQSTPASGNSKGLAEKLKEAEETQRILQKDCETYKKVLAETEGILQRLQNSVEQEESRWKVKLELSQGELREMSQKVTALEQEIERLTDGAELENMRREKQHLESELERAERESATYVTEVRELKDLLTELQTRLDGSYTEAIRQNEELNLLKTQLTETLSKLETEENERQRVAGDLYKAQQSVDLIQGELSKVTDHADDLIENSSLMSQTEEIDRKEKMTAGLNQTVRELQQLLQAVSRQLTKGQEGVADKDLPMV
- the ktn1 gene encoding kinectin isoform X1 translates to MAVDIYDSQYLLILAPSLVIALMFLFFWLFMKETSYDEVLAKQKRDLKVPSSKPDTRKKNEKKKSKKKESTSGGVGGGGGGGGDSEEDLRDFDVADGANSSTLEVEEEPAPVATPDPAPPTPTPYVPVSVSPEAPVGLRERKKKEKKAAKAAAAAAAAAAAAAAAASATAPSSEEPEVNGSKLVSRKTEPPLAASKQSSPPSPQLEVQVQVQAAQAPVQAQTPPQISGKKKEKKKQKAEPVDDQQPEVKAEQGPTPVKKEAPIVAETKVLDGAASSAPSGKKKNSAKKQKTEHVDEAHVLADSAASANHQAAHNDDVPSKGSGKKQKNETDKENTEVKLKELLSGLSSLALSEAEAVSVMALLREKSPSALDAWHKSAARPDPAAQERERLLTTLQEEASIAKDKVKQLSQELQVEKQKTGRVEALMREQRAAMEKELGSMQGKAQGSYQELQTMQIKFQQVREQLESQISRLQQENGILRDAVSSATNQMESKNSAELNKLRSEYAGLMKELAENNGKLQQEEHQRKSLEVNYKQNVSQLEAQLQDAKRRWEELQNFLHTVNTEREKLQASKQELHSQLLAVETEMNNKNKEIQTLRGSLTEAMVSNERLEQRVIEVSEHSMPDDSLQARVQELMNENKGLQVQNESMQAQISSQATHVSHIEEIQKLLAEKELQRKSLEDSLNAERSSGASRETNMQALHNENMSLKAEIQNLQAQISDQTASQLALDQFQMSVREKEETMKTVEGLLEKGLIEVANKEEELQAVRKENKALKQEIEAVKRKTAEQASSESTVEELQSMIQEKDVTLKSMEKSLQAAQDSGSVREKTVEALEQQLAALQAEMEQLRQKETPEELTSSGAQLQELQAQLVAKDQEIQMLQAELEARNNELSEKMEQIHQQQSHTAVPSPELLTALSEKDKQVSDLQGELAELRDSLELHRKKNNELREKNWSAMEALSATESMLQGKLSKAVKENQTALAVSQAECRDVLHRLLPNVPLPSEQNHQEWLHRFERAVAESSAAQSTPASGNSKGLAEKLKEAEETQRILQKDCETYKKVLAETEGILQRLQNSVEQEESRWKVKLELSQGELREMSQKVTALEQEIERLTDGAELENMRREKQHLESELERAERESATYVTEVRELKDLLTELQTRLDGSYTEAIRQNEELNLLKTQLTETLSKLETEENERQRVAGDLYKAQQSVDLIQGELSKVTDHADDLIENSSLMSQTEEIDRKEKMTAGLNQTVRELQQLLQAVSRQLTKGQEGVADKDLPMV
- the ktn1 gene encoding kinectin isoform X2; translation: MAVDIYDSQYLLILAPSLVIALMFLFFWLFMKETSYDEVLAKQKRDLKVPSSKPDTRKKNEKKKSKKKESTSGGVGGGGGGGGDSEEDLRDFDVADGANSSTLEVEEEPAPVATPDPAPPTPTPYVPVSVSPEAPVGLRERKKKEKKAAKAAAAAAAAAAAAAAAASATAPSSEEPEVNGSKLVSRKTEPPLAASKQSSPPSPQLEVQVQVQAAQAPVQAQTPPQISGKKKEKKKQKAEPVDDQQPEVKAEQGPTPVKKEAPIVAETKVLDGAASSAPSGKKKNSAKKQKTEHDEAHVLADSAASANHQAAHNDDVPSKGSGKKQKNETDKENTEVKLKELLSGLSSLALSEAEAVSVMALLREKSPSALDAWHKSAARPDPAAQERERLLTTLQEEASIAKDKVKQLSQELQVEKQKTGRVEALMREQRAAMEKELGSMQGKAQGSYQELQTMQIKFQQVREQLESQISRLQQENGILRDAVSSATNQMESKNSAELNKLRSEYAGLMKELAENNGKLQQEEHQRKSLEVNYKQNVSQLEAQLQDAKRRWEELQNFLHTVNTEREKLQASKQELHSQLLAVETEMNNKNKEIQTLRGSLTEAMVSNERLEQRVIEVSEHSMPDDSLQARVQELMNENKGLQVQNESMQAQISSQATHVSHIEEIQKLLAEKELQRKSLEDSLNAERSSGASRETNMQALHNENMSLKAEIQNLQAQISDQTASQLALDQFQMSVREKEETMKTVEGLLEKGLIEVANKEEELQAVRKENKALKQEIEAVKRKTAEQASSESTVEELQSMIQEKDVTLKSMEKSLQAAQDSGSVREKTVEALEQQLAALQAEMEQLRQKETPEELTSSGAQLQELQAQLVAKDQEIQMLQAELEARNNELSEKMEQIHQQQSHTAVPSPELLTALSEKDKQVSDLQGELAELRDSLELHRKKNNELREKNWSAMEALSATESMLQGKLSKAVKENQTALAVSQAECRDVLHRLLPNVPLPSEQNHQEWLHRFERAVAESSAAQSTPASGNSKGLAEKLKEAEETQRILQKDCETYKKVLAETEGILQRLQNSVEQEESRWKVKLELSQGELREMSQKVTALEQEIERLTDGAELENMRREKQHLESELERAERESATYVTEVRELKDLLTELQTRLDGSYTEAIRQNEELNLLKTQLTETLSKLETEENERQRVAGDLYKAQQSVDLIQGELSKVTDHADDLIENSSLMSQTEEIDRKEKMTAGLNQTVRELQQLLQAVSRQLTKGQEGVADKDLPMV
- the ktn1 gene encoding kinectin isoform X7, which codes for MAVDIYDSQYLLILAPSLVIALMFLFFWLFMKETSYDEVLAKQKRDLKVPSSKPDTRKKNEKKKSKKKESTSGGVGGGGGGGGDSEEDLRDFDVADGANSSTLEVEEEPAPVATPDPAPPTPTPYVPVSVSPEAPVGLRERKKKEKKAAKAAAAAAAAAAAAAAAASATAPSSEEPEVNGSKLVSRKTEPPLAASKQSSPPSPQLEVQVQVQAAQAPVQAQTPPQISGKKKEKKKQKAEPVDDQQPEVKAEQGPTPVKKEAPIVAETKVLDGAASSAPSGKKKNSAKKQKTEHVDEAHVLADSAASANHQAAHNDDVPSKGSGKKQKNETDKENTEVKLKELLSGLSSLALSEAEAVSVMALLREKSPSALDAWHKSAARPDPAAQERERLLTTLQEEASIAKDKVKQLSQELQVEKQKTGRVEALMREQRAAMEKELGSMQGKAQGSYQELQTMQIKFQQVREQLESQISRLQQENGILRDAVSSATNQMESKNSAELNKLRSEYAGLMKELAENNGKLQQEEHQRKSLEVNYKQNVSQLEAQLQDAKRRWEELQNFLHTVNTEREKLQASKQELHSQLLAVETEMNNKNKEIQTLRGSLTEAMVSNERLEQRVIEVSEHSMPDDSLQARVQELMNENKGLQVQNESMQAQISSQATHVSHIEEIQKLLAEKELQRKSLEDSLNAERSSGASRETNMQALHNENMSLKAEIQNLQAQISDQTASQLALDQFQMSVREKEETMKTVEGLLEKGLIEVANKEEELQAVRKENKALKQEIEAVKRKTAEQASSESTVEELQSMIQEKDVTLKSMEKSLQAAQDSGSVREKTVEALEQQLAALQAEMEQLRQKETPEELTSSGAQLQELQAQLVAKDQEIQMLQAELEARNNELSEKMEQIHQQQSHTAVPSPELLTALSEKDKQVSDLQGELAELRDSLELHRKKNNENQTALAVSQAECRDVLHRLLPNVPLPSEQNHQEWLHRFERAVAESSAAQSTPASGNSKGLAEKLKEAEETQRILQKDCETYKKVLAETEGILQRLQNSVEQEESRWKVKLELSQGELREMSQKVTALEQEIERLTDGAELENMRREKQHLESELERAERESATYVTEVRELKTQLTETLSKLETEENERQRVAGDLYKAQQSVDLIQGELSKVTDHADDLIENSSLMSQTEEIDRKEKMTAGLNQTVRELQQLLQAVSRQLTKGQEGVADKDLPMV